In Acidimicrobiales bacterium, the genomic stretch ATGGGACGCGGCGACATGGGGCGCGGCGACATGGCGCTCTACGTCATCTCCGTGGCGGCCCAGCTGGCCGGGGTCCACCCCCAGACCCTGCGCATCTACGAGCGCAAGGGCCTGGTCGACCCGGCCCGGACCGAGGGCGGGAACCGGCGCTACAGCGACAACGACCTCGCCCGGCTGCGCCGCATCCAGGAGTTGACCAACGCCGGCCTCAACCTGGAAGGGGTGAGGTGGGTGATGGCGTTGGAGGAGGAGAACGAACGCCTGCGCCAGGCCCTGGCCCAGGCCCGCCTCGAGGCCCGGGAGGCCGTCGAGGCCACCCACAAGCGGTACCGCCGGGAGCTCGTGCCGCTGAGCCAGTTCCCGGCGCCGTACGGACGACGGTAGGAGACCCAGACAACGCCATGCCCATCGACCCGAGCAAGTGGACCCTCAAGACCCAGGAGGTCGTCAGCGCGGCCGTGACCGCGGCGCGCACGGCCAGCAACCCCGAGGTCATCCCCGAGCACCTCCTCTCGGCCATGCTCGGCCAGGAGGGCACGGTGGTGTTGCCGGTTCTCGACAAGCTGGGGGTGGCGCCGCTGTCCCTGCGCAACAAGGTGAACGACGCCCTGGCCAAGCTGTCGAAGGCCTACGGGTCGGAGGCGGAGATGGGCCGGAGGCTGCGCGACGTGCTCGAGGCCGCCGACGGCGCCCGCACCGAGCTCGGGGACGAATACGTGTCGGTGGAGCACCTGATGCTGGCGCTCCTGTCCGACAAGGCCGCCGCCGCCCTCATGGGCATCAAGCGGGACCAGCTCCTCGACGCCCTGCGCGAGGTGCGGGGCTCCCACCGGGTGACCTCGCAGAACCCCGAGGAGCAGTACCAGGCCCTGGAGCGCTACGGCCGCGACCTCACCGAGGAGGCCCGCAAGGGCAAGCTCGACCCGGTCATCGGCCGGGACGAGGAGATCCGCCGGGTGATCCAGGTGCTGTCCCGGCGCACCAAGAACAACCCGGTGCTGATCGGCGAGCCCGGGGTGGGCAAGACCGCCATCGTCGAGGGCCTGGCCCGCCGCATCGTCGAGGGGGACATCCCCGAGTCGCTGCGCAACAAGCGGCTGATCTCGCTCGACCTCGGAGCCATGGTGGCCGGCGCCAAGTACCGGGGGGAGTTCGAGGAGCGGCTCAAGGCCGTCCTCAAGGAGATCTCCGACGCCCAGGGTGAGGTCATCACCTTCATCGACGAGCTGCACACGATCGTGGGCGCCGGCGCGGCCGAGGGCGCCATGGACGCCGGCAACATGATCAAGCCCATGCTGGCGCGCGGTGAGCTGCGCATGGTCGGAGCCACCACGCTCGACGAGTACCGCAAGCGCATCGAGAAGGACGCCGCCCTGGAGCGGCGCTTCCAGCCGGTGTACGTGGACCAGCCGTCAGTCGAGGACACCATCGCCATCCTCCGCGGCCTCAAGGAGCGCTACGAGGTCCACCACGGCGTGCGCATACAGGACTCGGCCCTGGTCGCGGCGGCCATGCTGTCCGACCGCTACCTCACCGGGCGTTTCCTCCCCGACAAGGCCATCGACCTGGTCGACGAGGCCGCCAGCCGGCTGCGCATCGAGATCGACTCGCTGCCGACCGAGATCGACGTGGTCGAGCGCCGCCGCCGCCAGCTCGAGATCGAGCGGGTGGCACTGGCCAAGGAGACCGACAAGGCGTCCAAGGAGCGCCTGGCCGCCCTCGACGAGGAGCTGGCCAACCTGACCGAGCAGTCCGACGGCATGAAGGCGCACTGGCAGTCGGAGAAGGAGGCCATCACCGCCATCCGCTCCCTCAAGGAGGAGCTGGAGGGGGTACGGGGCGAGGCCGAGCGCTTCGAGCGCGACGGGGACCTGGCCAAGGCGGCCGAGATCCGCTACGGGCGGGTGCCCGACCTGGAGCGCCGCATCGACGACGCCACCAAGCGGCTGGCC encodes the following:
- a CDS encoding MerR family transcriptional regulator, yielding MAETRKPDDMGRGDMGRGDMALYVISVAAQLAGVHPQTLRIYERKGLVDPARTEGGNRRYSDNDLARLRRIQELTNAGLNLEGVRWVMALEEENERLRQALAQARLEAREAVEATHKRYRRELVPLSQFPAPYGRR
- a CDS encoding AAA family ATPase is translated as MPIDPSKWTLKTQEVVSAAVTAARTASNPEVIPEHLLSAMLGQEGTVVLPVLDKLGVAPLSLRNKVNDALAKLSKAYGSEAEMGRRLRDVLEAADGARTELGDEYVSVEHLMLALLSDKAAAALMGIKRDQLLDALREVRGSHRVTSQNPEEQYQALERYGRDLTEEARKGKLDPVIGRDEEIRRVIQVLSRRTKNNPVLIGEPGVGKTAIVEGLARRIVEGDIPESLRNKRLISLDLGAMVAGAKYRGEFEERLKAVLKEISDAQGEVITFIDELHTIVGAGAAEGAMDAGNMIKPMLARGELRMVGATTLDEYRKRIEKDAALERRFQPVYVDQPSVEDTIAILRGLKERYEVHHGVRIQDSALVAAAMLSDRYLTGRFLPDKAIDLVDEAASRLRIEIDSLPTEIDVVERRRRQLEIERVALAKETDKASKERLAALDEELANLTEQSDGMKAHWQSEKEAITAIRSLKEELEGVRGEAERFERDGDLAKAAEIRYGRVPDLERRIDDATKRLAELQSDQKMLKEEVDEEDVAEVVSKWTGIPVSKLMEGEVQKLIRMEEVLHERVIGQDEAVDAVANAIRRSRAGLSDPDRPIGSFLFLGPTGVGKTELARSLANFLFDDDRAMVRIDMGEYQ